One window of Mesoplasma syrphidae genomic DNA carries:
- a CDS encoding CinA family protein → MNTNVKQIIEILKQRNLKISACESFTGGLFSSTFTDVAGASKVFVGSFICYSNEFKIKQIKIAKQVIKKYGVISQECAEAMAFKTNKKLKTNLCVSFTGNAGPSSFENQPVGLSYITIYYLGKQWTFKFFKPNLTRERYKQEAVAFVLTKIIEILQ, encoded by the coding sequence ATGAATACTAATGTAAAACAAATTATTGAAATTCTTAAGCAAAGAAATTTAAAAATTTCAGCTTGTGAATCTTTTACAGGTGGACTGTTTAGCTCTACTTTTACTGATGTTGCTGGAGCAAGTAAAGTATTTGTTGGATCATTTATCTGCTATAGTAATGAATTTAAAATTAAACAAATTAAAATAGCAAAACAAGTTATTAAAAAATATGGGGTAATTTCGCAAGAATGTGCTGAAGCAATGGCTTTTAAAACAAATAAAAAACTCAAAACAAATTTATGTGTAAGTTTTACTGGGAATGCCGGGCCATCATCATTTGAAAATCAGCCAGTTGGTTTAAGTTATATTACGATTTATTACTTAGGAAAGCAATGAACCTTTAAATTTTTTAAACCTAATTTAACAAGAGAAAGATATAAACAAGAAGCAGTGGCCTTTGTATTAACAAAAATTATTGAAATTCTCCAATAG
- a CDS encoding DnaD family protein codes for MLIDLLKKGVISKDNLLFDNYKKIDLNEKQVMIVKMIMHISKSENKFVTPRVVATKMTLSETEIENEIEDMIEKGLVKIVAKNIDFSPLFLKLAITSEQEYLALEDKSFIATIQDQLSFELEEEQIKELANIINVNVSKKQLLEILGSEDTINTYSEFVKRIGKLINNKPKGITKFNWLDN; via the coding sequence ATGTTAATAGATTTGCTAAAAAAAGGAGTTATATCAAAGGATAATTTACTTTTTGATAACTATAAAAAAATAGACTTAAATGAAAAGCAGGTAATGATTGTTAAAATGATTATGCATATTAGCAAAAGCGAAAATAAGTTTGTTACTCCAAGAGTAGTAGCAACAAAAATGACGCTAAGCGAAACAGAAATAGAAAATGAAATTGAAGACATGATTGAAAAAGGATTAGTTAAAATTGTTGCAAAAAATATTGATTTTTCACCATTGTTTTTAAAACTCGCGATAACTTCTGAGCAAGAATATTTAGCTCTTGAGGATAAAAGTTTTATTGCCACAATTCAAGACCAATTATCATTTGAACTTGAAGAAGAGCAAATCAAAGAGCTGGCCAATATTATTAATGTTAATGTTTCAAAAAAACAGTTGTTGGAAATTTTAGGTTCTGAAGACACTATTAATACTTACAGTGAGTTTGTTAAGCGTATTGGCAAATTAATTAACAATAAGCCAAAGGGGATCACCAAATTTAACTGACTAGACAATTAA
- the ffh gene encoding signal recognition particle protein, with translation MAFGDFLSKRMKKSIEKNMKQSTLHADNIKDTLREIRLALLEADVNVDVVKALIANIKEKAEGGYIEEGVKAHQQMVKLVHEELITVLGKENAPLNLSKKPTVIMMVGLQGSGKTTTTNKLAYLLSKKNAKKPLMVGLDIYRPGAIDQLIELGQKSNIPVFEKGKQSPLKTAKQAIEFAENNGHDVVLLDTAGRLQIDKELMNELNELRKSTSPSEILLVVDGMIGQEIINVTNEFNSLLKLSGVVVTKLDGDARGGATLSISYMTKLPIKFIGEGEGINALAPFYPKRMADRILGMGDIETLFEKAVENIDERSMQKTMKRMFMGQYDLEDLRNQLGQMAKMGSLSGLMKMIPGAGKLSETQIEDAQRKLVVFSIIMDSMTLKERREPKLLKSLTRKNRIIRGSGRTEKEFNELVNNFEKGKKQVMEMTKMMKQGRMPNFGGRGF, from the coding sequence ATGGCATTTGGAGATTTTTTATCAAAAAGAATGAAAAAATCGATTGAAAAAAATATGAAACAATCGACTTTGCACGCAGACAATATTAAAGATACACTCAGAGAAATTAGACTTGCTTTGTTAGAAGCAGATGTTAACGTTGATGTTGTTAAAGCTTTAATTGCTAACATTAAAGAAAAAGCTGAGGGTGGATATATTGAAGAAGGAGTTAAGGCTCATCAGCAAATGGTTAAATTAGTTCATGAAGAATTAATTACTGTTTTGGGAAAAGAAAATGCTCCATTAAACTTATCAAAAAAGCCAACTGTAATTATGATGGTTGGATTACAGGGGTCCGGAAAAACTACAACAACTAATAAATTGGCATATTTGTTATCGAAAAAAAATGCTAAAAAGCCATTGATGGTTGGATTAGATATTTATCGTCCGGGGGCAATTGATCAATTAATTGAATTGGGGCAAAAAAGCAATATTCCTGTGTTTGAAAAAGGAAAACAGTCGCCATTAAAAACAGCCAAGCAAGCAATTGAATTTGCAGAAAATAATGGTCATGATGTAGTCTTATTAGATACTGCGGGTCGTTTGCAAATTGATAAAGAATTAATGAACGAATTGAATGAGTTAAGAAAGTCAACTTCGCCAAGTGAAATTTTGTTAGTAGTTGATGGGATGATTGGACAAGAAATTATTAATGTGACAAACGAATTTAATAGTTTGTTGAAATTATCAGGAGTTGTTGTAACTAAATTAGATGGAGATGCTCGTGGAGGTGCGACTTTATCAATTTCATATATGACAAAACTACCAATTAAATTTATTGGTGAGGGTGAAGGAATTAACGCCTTAGCTCCATTTTATCCTAAGCGTATGGCTGATCGTATTTTGGGAATGGGTGATATTGAAACTCTTTTTGAAAAAGCTGTTGAAAATATTGATGAGCGTTCAATGCAAAAAACTATGAAACGTATGTTTATGGGTCAATATGATTTAGAAGATTTACGTAACCAACTTGGACAAATGGCTAAAATGGGGTCATTGAGTGGACTTATGAAAATGATTCCTGGAGCTGGTAAATTGTCAGAAACTCAAATTGAGGATGCTCAACGTAAATTGGTAGTATTTTCAATTATTATGGATTCAATGACTTTGAAAGAACGTCGTGAACCTAAGCTATTAAAATCACTAACTCGTAAAAATCGTATTATCAGGGGATCTGGTCGTACAGAAAAAGAATTTAATGAATTAGTGAATAACTTTGAAAAAGGTAAAAAGCAAGTTATGGAAATGACAAAAATGATGAAACAAGGTAGAATGCCTAATTTTGGCGGAAGAGGATTTTAG
- a CDS encoding DivIVA domain-containing protein produces the protein MKINPKLTAEEILETEFLVELKGYRIEEVDDFLDTIRQDYILFTETLKILESENQMLQKENQNLLQEKNDLVVLNKALKSESHAKEIEEVSNGAFIKRIANIEKLLHDVDKNIKKMKSEK, from the coding sequence ATGAAAATAAATCCAAAGTTAACTGCAGAAGAAATCTTAGAGACTGAATTTTTAGTTGAACTAAAAGGATATAGAATTGAAGAAGTTGATGATTTTTTAGATACTATTCGTCAAGATTATATTCTATTTACCGAAACTCTAAAAATTCTTGAAAGCGAAAATCAAATGCTTCAAAAAGAAAACCAAAATTTGCTTCAGGAAAAAAATGATTTAGTTGTTTTGAATAAAGCTCTGAAATCAGAAAGTCATGCCAAAGAAATCGAAGAAGTATCAAACGGGGCTTTTATTAAAAGAATTGCCAATATTGAAAAATTATTGCACGACGTTGATAAAAATATTAAAAAAATGAAAAGTGAAAAATAA
- a CDS encoding HU family DNA-binding protein yields MTKKELIEEILTNEDISKTQCEDIVNTIFEKIGNELASGKEVSIAGFGKFGISERSSREGVNPSTGEKITIKASKSAKFKPAKQLKESLNK; encoded by the coding sequence ATGACAAAAAAAGAATTAATTGAAGAAATTTTAACTAATGAAGATATTTCAAAAACACAATGCGAAGATATCGTTAATACAATTTTTGAAAAAATTGGAAACGAATTAGCTTCAGGAAAAGAAGTATCAATTGCTGGATTTGGTAAATTCGGTATTAGTGAAAGATCATCACGTGAAGGTGTTAATCCAAGCACTGGTGAAAAAATTACTATTAAAGCTTCAAAAAGTGCGAAATTTAAACCAGCTAAACAATTAAAAGAATCACTAAACAAATAA
- a CDS encoding Holliday junction resolvase RecU, producing the protein MHPINNLGQYLETIINITNQKYLKEKLCLVTKIPTNINLVQTNNKKIINANFKENFNCDYIGVYQGQYFEFEAKETYQDYFDFKGLRKNQQTKLSYVCYFKGISFVIIYFGKYEEFFIIDFLKIKEYANNIKKRISYKWFEENAYKLYLTYELKLDYLKFLNCLVS; encoded by the coding sequence ATGCATCCTATTAACAATTTGGGCCAATATTTGGAAACCATTATTAACATTACTAATCAAAAATATTTGAAAGAAAAACTTTGTTTGGTGACAAAAATTCCCACAAATATTAATTTAGTTCAAACCAATAACAAAAAAATTATTAATGCCAATTTTAAAGAAAACTTTAATTGTGATTATATTGGCGTTTATCAAGGTCAATACTTTGAATTTGAAGCAAAAGAAACTTATCAAGACTACTTTGACTTCAAAGGGTTACGAAAAAATCAACAAACAAAACTTAGTTATGTTTGTTATTTTAAAGGTATTAGCTTTGTAATTATTTATTTTGGAAAATATGAAGAATTTTTTATTATAGATTTTTTAAAGATTAAAGAGTATGCAAATAATATCAAAAAACGCATTTCATATAAATGATTTGAAGAAAACGCTTATAAATTGTATTTAACATACGAACTAAAACTTGATTATCTTAAATTTCTTAATTGTCTAGTCAGTTAA
- the rny gene encoding ribonuclease Y has translation MVQIIIIAILTIAIIGAASLIIWMLVSKSRKHQIEKAIKVAKIERKQILGSAYREINDIKLAFEKEKEFEFLEIANEKTRIKNQLSAIEKDRERLELKEKRLELKENDLEKRAKEYDKRISEIISLLEQISEMSKEEAKALLLKKVEQKSSKELSTFIKNAELVAHSRAKAISDQIIIGAMEKYTTNVVNEKTSNIVKLPSDEMKGRVIGKDGRNIKAFEQYGGVDILVDETPGVVTISSFNPIRREIATRTLEKLIADGRIQPVKIESEIEKQRLELEDIIIETGYQTIRELNISNMDIELVKLIGRLKYRTSYGQSVLMHSLEVAKIAGAIAAELKLNIKEAIRAGLLHDIGKAVDFEEEGSHVLLGVKIAKKYGESEIVINAIESHHEDVPKNSEIAAIVSIADSISASRPGARNNTISEFISRMTEIEKIGNDIPGVNQTYALQSGRQIRVIVDPMQVSDAELYQIVEKVKEGVLKAVIVPGEITITVIREKREIYIIK, from the coding sequence ATGGTACAAATAATTATTATTGCAATTTTAACAATTGCAATAATTGGAGCAGCCAGCTTAATTATTTGAATGTTGGTTTCAAAAAGCCGTAAACATCAAATTGAAAAAGCTATCAAGGTTGCAAAAATCGAACGAAAACAAATTCTTGGTAGTGCTTATCGAGAAATAAATGATATAAAATTAGCATTTGAAAAAGAAAAAGAATTTGAATTTTTGGAAATAGCAAATGAAAAAACTCGAATTAAAAATCAGCTATCGGCAATTGAAAAAGATCGTGAGCGCTTGGAGTTAAAAGAAAAGCGCTTGGAATTAAAAGAAAACGACTTAGAAAAACGTGCAAAAGAGTATGATAAACGAATTTCAGAGATTATCAGTTTATTAGAACAAATTTCAGAAATGAGCAAAGAAGAAGCAAAAGCTTTATTGCTAAAAAAAGTCGAGCAAAAATCATCTAAGGAATTGAGTACTTTTATAAAGAATGCAGAATTAGTTGCACATTCTAGGGCAAAGGCAATTTCGGATCAGATTATTATTGGGGCGATGGAAAAATATACAACAAATGTTGTAAATGAAAAAACATCAAACATTGTAAAACTTCCATCTGATGAAATGAAGGGCCGTGTTATTGGAAAAGATGGTCGTAACATTAAAGCTTTTGAACAATATGGTGGAGTTGATATTTTAGTTGATGAAACTCCTGGAGTTGTAACTATTTCTTCATTCAATCCCATTCGTCGCGAAATAGCTACTCGAACACTGGAAAAATTAATTGCAGATGGAAGAATTCAGCCAGTTAAAATCGAAAGTGAGATTGAAAAACAGCGTCTTGAATTAGAAGATATAATTATTGAAACAGGATATCAGACAATTCGCGAACTAAATATTTCTAATATGGATATTGAATTAGTTAAGTTAATTGGGCGTTTAAAATATCGAACAAGTTATGGACAAAGTGTGCTTATGCATTCTTTAGAAGTAGCAAAAATTGCTGGAGCAATTGCTGCAGAATTGAAACTAAATATTAAGGAAGCAATAAGAGCAGGCCTTCTTCATGATATTGGAAAAGCAGTGGATTTTGAAGAAGAAGGAAGTCATGTTTTACTTGGAGTTAAAATTGCAAAAAAATATGGTGAAAGTGAAATCGTCATTAATGCAATTGAATCACATCACGAGGATGTTCCAAAGAATAGCGAAATTGCTGCTATTGTTTCAATTGCTGATTCAATTTCAGCATCTCGACCAGGAGCTCGTAACAATACAATATCAGAATTTATTTCTAGGATGACTGAAATTGAAAAAATTGGAAATGATATTCCAGGTGTTAACCAAACATACGCTTTACAATCGGGTCGTCAAATTCGAGTAATTGTAGATCCTATGCAAGTTAGTGATGCCGAACTTTATCAAATTGTTGAAAAAGTTAAAGAAGGGGTATTAAAAGCAGTTATTGTTCCTGGAGAAATTACAATTACCGTTATTCGTGAAAAAAGAGAAATTTATATAATAAAATAA
- a CDS encoding ribosome maturation factor RimM produces the protein MNLEKDLLSIGTIVNTFGTKGFVKVVLNKEIEVINELSTIKLLFVKNISKSLQPLQIEKVEFKNEILLLKFVDLNEINHVIKFKGLQIYSLTSDRVFKYKPMMTSYKVIYNEEIGKILEAFNNGAHDVIKISLNSQKAFWVPLVDVYFKKIDHEKQVIVLKNLEELK, from the coding sequence ATGAACCTGGAAAAAGATTTATTAAGTATCGGTACTATTGTTAATACTTTTGGAACAAAAGGATTTGTTAAAGTAGTCTTGAATAAAGAAATTGAAGTTATTAACGAGTTATCAACAATCAAGTTGTTATTTGTGAAAAATATTTCAAAATCGCTTCAACCATTACAAATTGAGAAAGTAGAATTTAAAAATGAAATTTTATTACTGAAGTTTGTTGACTTAAATGAAATTAATCACGTTATAAAATTTAAAGGATTGCAAATATATTCATTAACATCAGACCGTGTTTTTAAATATAAACCAATGATGACTTCTTATAAAGTAATTTATAATGAAGAAATTGGAAAAATTTTAGAAGCATTTAATAATGGGGCACATGATGTTATTAAAATTAGCTTAAATAGTCAAAAGGCATTTTGAGTTCCATTAGTCGACGTTTATTTTAAAAAAATTGATCATGAAAAACAAGTGATTGTTTTAAAAAATTTGGAGGAATTAAAATAA
- a CDS encoding PH domain-containing protein, protein MKNIDQIKKELISNHCSNFELIEKREFTRALNMIFDLEKMLYLIVGSIDNEPWLLLLTDQRIIMIQKETEMGSFIQQYGLEEVNDLKLDSFGKIAALTFIFENKSLIKVDYLSLKQANEFGRLLVEAIENWTNKLDQFLV, encoded by the coding sequence ATGAAAAATATTGATCAGATTAAGAAAGAATTAATCTCTAATCATTGTTCAAACTTTGAACTGATAGAAAAAAGAGAGTTTACTAGAGCTCTAAACATGATATTTGATTTGGAAAAAATGTTGTATTTAATTGTTGGCTCAATTGATAATGAACCATGATTGCTATTGTTAACTGATCAAAGAATTATTATGATTCAAAAAGAAACTGAAATGGGAAGTTTTATTCAGCAGTATGGTTTAGAAGAAGTTAATGATTTAAAACTTGATAGTTTTGGAAAGATTGCTGCGCTGACTTTTATTTTTGAAAATAAATCTTTGATAAAAGTGGACTATCTTAGTTTAAAACAGGCTAATGAATTTGGTCGTTTATTAGTTGAAGCTATTGAAAATTGAACGAATAAACTAGACCAGTTTTTGGTATAA
- the recA gene encoding recombinase RecA, which yields MSKDSQNIWENETLKTVLKDIEKSFGKGAIMKLGDNQDLAIETISSGSFLIDQAIGIGGYPKGRIIEIFGPESSGKTTLGLHAIAQAQKSGGTAAFIDAEHSLDPNYAKRLGVDIDNLLVSQPDHGEQALDILELLVRSEALSIIVIDSVAALVPKAELEGEMSDQSIGLQARLMSKALRKLNGIISKTNTVVIFINQLREKVGIIFGNPEITPGGRALRFYSSIRLEVRKGEQISVNGEVTANKIKAKVVKNKVSAPFKTALITINYNQGIDRNNEILELATLYKVIEKSGVWYSYEGEKIGQGRQAVSNWMNNNLEKMKSIEAKVRELSK from the coding sequence ATGAGCAAAGATAGTCAAAACATTTGAGAAAACGAAACTCTTAAAACAGTTTTAAAAGATATTGAAAAAAGTTTTGGTAAAGGTGCAATTATGAAATTGGGAGATAATCAAGATCTCGCAATTGAAACAATTTCATCAGGAAGCTTTTTAATAGATCAGGCAATCGGAATTGGTGGTTATCCAAAAGGGCGAATTATCGAAATTTTTGGTCCTGAGTCATCAGGAAAAACAACTTTAGGATTACATGCTATTGCTCAAGCACAAAAAAGTGGAGGAACTGCAGCTTTTATTGATGCCGAACATTCCCTAGACCCTAATTATGCAAAACGTTTAGGTGTTGATATTGACAATCTTCTAGTTAGTCAACCTGACCATGGAGAACAAGCTTTGGATATCTTGGAATTACTAGTACGTTCAGAAGCGTTGTCTATCATTGTAATTGATTCTGTAGCAGCTCTTGTTCCAAAAGCAGAACTTGAAGGTGAAATGAGTGATCAATCAATTGGTTTACAAGCACGACTAATGTCTAAAGCACTACGAAAGTTGAATGGAATTATATCAAAAACAAATACTGTTGTTATTTTTATTAATCAGCTACGAGAAAAAGTTGGTATTATTTTTGGAAATCCTGAAATTACTCCAGGTGGACGTGCATTACGCTTCTATTCTTCTATAAGATTAGAAGTTCGTAAAGGAGAACAAATTTCAGTTAATGGTGAAGTTACAGCTAATAAAATTAAGGCTAAAGTTGTTAAAAATAAAGTTTCAGCACCATTTAAAACAGCATTGATAACTATTAATTACAATCAAGGAATTGATCGCAATAATGAAATTTTAGAATTGGCAACTTTGTATAAAGTAATTGAAAAGTCTGGAGTCTGATATTCTTATGAGGGTGAAAAAATTGGTCAAGGAAGACAAGCAGTAAGTAACTGAATGAATAACAATCTTGAAAAAATGAAATCTATTGAGGCCAAGGTTCGTGAATTAAGCAAATAA
- the trmD gene encoding tRNA (guanosine(37)-N1)-methyltransferase TrmD: MKYSIITLFPQIIQSYISESIIKKATERQLIDLEVIDLRNFTTLAHNQIDEYQYGGGRGMVIMADPVVKAIESVRTPTSFVILTTPQGRPWKQQDAKKYAKNYNHIIILCGHYEGFDERVLKYVDQEISIGDYVLTGGELPALVILDSITRLIPKVINQESHEQESFENNLLDYPVYTKPYDFRGDTVPDVLLSGHHANIQKYRDEQQLLVTLKKRPDLIDESKLNKVQIELLKKLKPKGEN; the protein is encoded by the coding sequence ATGAAGTATTCTATTATCACATTATTTCCTCAAATTATTCAAAGCTATATTAGTGAATCAATCATTAAAAAAGCGACCGAACGTCAATTAATAGATTTAGAGGTTATTGATTTACGAAATTTTACAACTTTGGCGCATAACCAAATTGATGAATATCAATATGGTGGTGGAAGAGGAATGGTTATTATGGCTGATCCGGTTGTTAAAGCAATTGAATCTGTTAGAACACCAACTTCCTTTGTAATCCTAACAACTCCACAAGGAAGGCCTTGAAAACAACAAGATGCAAAAAAGTATGCAAAAAATTATAATCACATAATTATTCTTTGTGGTCACTATGAGGGATTTGATGAGCGAGTTTTAAAATATGTAGATCAAGAAATTTCTATTGGTGATTATGTGTTAACTGGTGGAGAATTACCAGCTCTAGTGATTTTAGATTCAATTACAAGGTTAATTCCAAAAGTAATTAATCAGGAGTCACATGAGCAGGAAAGTTTTGAAAATAATTTATTGGATTATCCAGTTTATACAAAACCATACGATTTTCGTGGAGATACTGTTCCAGATGTATTATTGAGCGGTCATCATGCAAATATTCAAAAGTATCGTGATGAACAGCAATTATTAGTGACATTAAAAAAACGACCAGACTTAATTGATGAGTCTAAACTAAACAAAGTTCAGATAGAACTATTAAAAAAACTAAAACCGAAAGGAGAAAATTAA
- the rpsP gene encoding 30S ribosomal protein S16, with the protein MVKLRLKRIGKKQAPFYRIVAADSRVNRNGQYIELVGTFDPLKNEVKIDKELALKWLQNGAQPTDTVRDLFSKEGVMKELHEAKLAAKSGKEPKVKKEEKAKVAKPATKKVVVKADKQAEAEKAVKAAEAKVVKETAEAQQAAVEANKAIEAAKVAEAIAVAKAKEAEEAKALAEKEAKEQAEAEKAAKELAVKYAKEIAASEAKTEAEVEKVKKMSTKERAELDGSESIDEPRSELQKHANKMRAIAIARDIKIKDSNLRDMTKQELVKFMKQVSVKLNK; encoded by the coding sequence ATGGTTAAATTAAGATTAAAAAGAATTGGTAAAAAACAAGCTCCTTTCTACAGAATTGTAGCTGCTGATTCTCGTGTTAACCGTAATGGACAATATATCGAATTGGTAGGTACATTTGATCCATTAAAAAACGAAGTAAAAATTGATAAAGAGTTGGCCTTAAAATGGTTACAAAATGGAGCTCAACCAACTGATACAGTTAGAGATTTATTTTCAAAAGAAGGTGTAATGAAAGAATTACATGAAGCAAAATTGGCTGCTAAATCTGGAAAAGAGCCAAAAGTAAAAAAAGAAGAGAAAGCTAAAGTCGCTAAACCAGCTACAAAAAAAGTAGTGGTTAAGGCAGATAAGCAAGCAGAAGCAGAAAAAGCTGTTAAAGCAGCTGAAGCTAAAGTTGTAAAAGAAACAGCTGAAGCACAACAAGCAGCAGTAGAAGCTAATAAAGCTATTGAAGCAGCAAAAGTAGCTGAAGCAATCGCTGTAGCAAAAGCAAAAGAAGCTGAAGAGGCAAAAGCTCTTGCAGAAAAAGAAGCTAAAGAACAAGCAGAAGCAGAAAAAGCAGCTAAGGAGTTAGCTGTTAAATATGCTAAAGAAATTGCAGCATCAGAAGCAAAAACAGAAGCAGAAGTAGAAAAAGTTAAAAAAATGTCTACAAAAGAAAGAGCTGAATTGGATGGTTCAGAATCAATTGATGAGCCAAGAAGTGAATTACAAAAACATGCTAACAAAATGCGTGCAATTGCAATCGCAAGAGACATTAAAATTAAGGATTCAAACTTAAGAGATATGACAAAACAGGAATTAGTAAAATTCATGAAGCAAGTATCTGTTAAATTAAACAAATAG
- the rplS gene encoding 50S ribosomal protein L19: MATKATKTMKSKYDIVNDQLRNDLPDFTSGDTIKVDVKIKEGEKFRIQSFEGLVIKTQGSGISYSVVVRKMSNGVFVERTFPLHSPIIDSVTLIKRGRVRRARIYYIRKLTGKAARIKEIMPTRAETEAKKEAKKAAKKAVK; this comes from the coding sequence ATGGCTACAAAAGCAACAAAAACAATGAAATCAAAATACGATATTGTAAATGATCAATTACGTAATGATTTACCAGATTTTACTTCTGGAGATACAATTAAAGTTGATGTAAAAATTAAAGAGGGAGAAAAATTCCGTATACAATCATTTGAAGGTTTAGTAATTAAAACTCAAGGATCAGGAATTTCCTATTCAGTTGTTGTAAGAAAAATGTCTAACGGAGTATTCGTGGAAAGAACTTTCCCATTGCATTCACCAATTATTGATAGTGTAACATTAATTAAACGTGGTAGAGTACGTCGTGCCAGAATTTACTACATCAGAAAACTTACAGGTAAAGCTGCAAGAATTAAAGAAATTATGCCAACTAGAGCTGAAACAGAAGCTAAAAAAGAAGCTAAAAAAGCTGCTAAAAAAGCTGTTAAATAG
- a CDS encoding class I SAM-dependent methyltransferase produces the protein MEKNYYGTLSSQIYNLTKPPGTSIDGDIEFYTNQLLPVDGLILEAGVGNGRMLIPLLRRGINIIGIDFSQEMLAICQQNCEKYNCKTQLVLGNLKDFAIAKKFEAIIMPNGSLCLVESREEMLAILQNFKNHLTNSGKLYIDLIYPTSYQSGQMHEYSYPISKTENILLKSYSKEIDWLKQKTYSQINYTLYKNNEIASQEIQQFNLNWYGVDEFKSILMSAGYETIETIVNYNNKRVLNLKTVTFIAK, from the coding sequence ATGGAAAAAAATTATTATGGTACTCTAAGTTCTCAAATTTATAATTTGACAAAGCCTCCCGGTACAAGTATTGATGGAGATATTGAATTTTATACCAATCAATTATTGCCAGTTGATGGCTTAATATTGGAAGCTGGAGTTGGGAATGGAAGAATGTTAATACCTCTTTTACGTAGAGGTATTAACATTATTGGTATAGATTTTTCTCAAGAAATGCTAGCGATTTGTCAGCAAAATTGTGAAAAGTATAACTGTAAAACGCAATTAGTTTTAGGCAATCTAAAAGATTTTGCGATTGCAAAAAAGTTTGAAGCTATTATTATGCCAAACGGAAGTTTGTGTTTGGTTGAAAGTCGTGAAGAAATGCTAGCCATTTTGCAAAATTTTAAAAACCACTTAACAAATTCTGGAAAACTTTATATTGATTTAATATATCCGACTTCTTATCAAAGTGGGCAAATGCATGAATATAGCTATCCAATTAGCAAGACCGAAAATATTTTACTTAAAAGTTATTCTAAAGAAATTGATTGATTAAAGCAAAAAACATATTCGCAAATAAACTATACTTTGTATAAAAATAATGAAATTGCATCTCAGGAAATTCAGCAATTTAATCTTAATTGATATGGAGTTGATGAGTTTAAGTCAATTTTAATGTCTGCAGGATATGAAACTATTGAGACTATTGTAAACTACAATAACAAACGAGTATTAAATTTAAAAACTGTTACTTTTATTGCAAAGTAA
- a CDS encoding 23S rRNA (pseudouridine(1915)-N(3))-methyltransferase RlmH codes for MKIKIFCFGKLDKKFFLEAFNDYAKRISKFAALEIIELKEEFVGENNKNSEINSNHLFDKLEKIRDFEIVVLDVKSKQVSSEQFAEIIDNNKNYKSGKMAFIVGPSDGYSQKFLSKYSQKISLGSVTLPHQLFRVILAEQIYRGLKIINNEKYHK; via the coding sequence GTGAAAATTAAAATTTTTTGTTTTGGAAAACTTGATAAAAAATTTTTTTTGGAAGCCTTTAATGATTATGCAAAAAGAATTTCCAAATTTGCAGCTTTAGAAATTATTGAGCTTAAAGAAGAATTTGTTGGGGAAAACAATAAAAACTCTGAAATAAACTCCAATCATTTATTTGATAAACTGGAAAAAATTCGTGATTTTGAAATTGTTGTTTTAGATGTCAAATCAAAGCAAGTTTCATCGGAACAATTTGCTGAGATAATTGACAATAATAAAAATTACAAATCAGGAAAAATGGCATTTATTGTTGGGCCAAGTGATGGCTATTCGCAAAAATTTTTAAGCAAGTATTCGCAAAAAATATCTTTGGGTTCAGTAACGCTACCGCATCAACTCTTTAGAGTTATTTTAGCAGAACAAATTTATCGCGGATTGAAAATAATCAATAATGAAAAATATCATAAATAG